From the Aggregicoccus sp. 17bor-14 genome, one window contains:
- a CDS encoding 1-acyl-sn-glycerol-3-phosphate acyltransferase: MARTESAQALVDKLELPFNALGQDPYGISRDALVRGLQLLGFFYQHYFDVHCHGLEHVPARGRGMLVGNHSGGYAVDGAMVLVSLMLEKEPPRLAQGMAERFLVRLPFFSQWTARTGQFTGLPENAERLLRDERLLLVFPEGARGTAKLFSERDSLVDFGTGFMRLALKTKSPILPFGFLGGGEAIPTIANLYRLGRLFGVPYIPVTPYVVPLPLPVRLDIVYGEPMLFEGTGSEEDEVVLAYVERVKRRIKELMHQGLVQQGKEARGP; the protein is encoded by the coding sequence GTGGCGCGCACCGAGTCGGCACAGGCGCTGGTGGACAAGCTGGAGCTGCCCTTCAACGCGCTGGGGCAGGACCCCTACGGCATCTCGCGCGACGCCCTGGTGCGCGGGCTGCAGCTGCTGGGCTTCTTCTACCAGCACTACTTCGACGTGCACTGCCACGGCCTCGAGCACGTGCCGGCGCGCGGGCGCGGGATGCTGGTGGGCAACCACTCGGGCGGCTACGCCGTGGACGGGGCGATGGTGCTCGTCTCGCTGATGCTGGAGAAGGAGCCGCCGCGGCTCGCGCAGGGGATGGCGGAGCGCTTCCTCGTGCGCCTGCCCTTCTTCAGCCAGTGGACGGCGCGCACGGGCCAGTTCACCGGCCTGCCGGAGAACGCGGAGCGGCTCTTACGAGACGAGCGCCTCCTGCTCGTCTTCCCCGAGGGCGCGCGCGGCACGGCGAAGCTGTTCAGCGAGCGCGACAGCCTGGTGGACTTCGGCACCGGCTTCATGCGCCTCGCGCTCAAGACGAAGAGCCCCATCCTGCCCTTCGGCTTCCTGGGCGGCGGGGAGGCAATTCCCACCATCGCGAACCTCTACCGGCTGGGGCGGCTCTTCGGGGTGCCCTACATCCCGGTGACGCCGTACGTGGTCCCGCTGCCCCTGCCGGTGCGCCTGGACATCGTGTACGGCGAGCCGATGCTCTTCGAGGGCACGGGGAGCGAGGAGGACGAGGTGGTGCTCGCGTACGTGGAGCGCGTGAAGCGGCGCATCAAAGAGCTCATGCATCAAGGCCTGGTGCAGCAGGGCAAGGAGGCACGGGGGCCATGA
- a CDS encoding ABC transporter permease, translated as MNTLLQDLRYAARGLRRTPGFTLVAALVLALGLGANVSLFSVVHAVLLQPLPFPEPERLVELQQAKPGEPGGVSYPNLLDWRAGSSGLFEGVAAYGGASFALEGAGEAQRVAGAVVSADLFRVLGTPPLLGRTLRPEEDRLGGSAVRPVVLSHALWKRLYRESPAALGRVLRLDDEAFTVVGVMPEGFAFPLRGEPAELWVSVAVDAEPRLYGGTIPTSRGYMRYEAALARLRPGVTAAQAQGAMDGLAERLAKEHPDAGSYTQVRVTPALERLVRPVRPVLLLLFGAVGLVLLIGCVNVANLLLARATVRRREVAVRLALGAGRARVAQLLLCESLLLCLIGGALGVLMAAWGVDALLAFAPPDVPRLGEVRLSGPVLAFALGMSLVTALVAGLVPALGSARTGLHEALQDAGRSATEGSRGQRLRGALVVAQTALALVLLVGAGLLVNSTVRLMRVDPGFRPHGLLSVTLDLPASRYPMKSEQVSAFWEQLQGRVRALPGVTGVSVAEALPLSGQDNGTSVELEGAAKGVRQEAQLRFVGLDYFRTLGVGQVAGRDFGAQDDREGPAVAVVNEAFVRRFLADRSPLGQRVVLGWGGDGPKQIVGVVRDVHHQALGAPPRPEVYVPLRQFPLSSLTLLVRTEGEPLALAGGVRREVQALDAGLPLGAVRTVDAAIERTLVPQRFVTVLLGTFAGVALLLTLLGLASVMAYTVAQRTHEIGVRTALGAQASDVLRLVLLQALRRTAAGLALGIVAALLLTHLLSGWLYGVSPTDPGTFLGVSLLLAGAAAVASYVPARKAASVSPLLALRGE; from the coding sequence ATGAACACCCTCCTGCAGGACCTGCGCTACGCCGCCCGCGGCCTGCGCCGCACCCCCGGCTTCACCCTCGTCGCCGCGCTCGTGCTCGCGCTGGGGCTGGGCGCGAACGTGAGCCTCTTCTCCGTCGTCCATGCGGTGCTGCTGCAGCCCCTGCCCTTCCCCGAGCCCGAGCGGCTCGTGGAGCTGCAGCAGGCCAAGCCCGGCGAGCCCGGGGGCGTCTCCTATCCGAACCTGCTCGACTGGCGTGCGGGCAGCTCCGGGCTCTTCGAGGGGGTGGCGGCCTACGGCGGCGCGAGCTTCGCGCTGGAGGGGGCGGGCGAGGCGCAGCGGGTGGCGGGCGCGGTGGTGAGCGCGGACCTGTTCCGCGTGCTCGGCACCCCGCCCCTGCTCGGCCGCACGCTGCGCCCCGAGGAGGACCGGCTCGGCGGCAGCGCGGTGCGCCCCGTGGTGCTCAGCCACGCGCTGTGGAAGCGGCTGTACCGGGAGAGCCCCGCGGCGCTCGGGCGCGTGCTGCGCCTGGACGACGAGGCCTTCACCGTGGTGGGGGTGATGCCCGAGGGCTTCGCCTTCCCCCTGCGCGGTGAGCCCGCGGAGCTGTGGGTGAGCGTGGCGGTGGACGCGGAGCCCCGCCTCTACGGCGGCACCATCCCCACCAGCCGCGGCTACATGCGCTACGAGGCGGCGCTCGCGCGGCTGCGGCCCGGGGTCACGGCGGCGCAGGCGCAAGGGGCGATGGACGGGCTCGCCGAGCGCCTCGCGAAGGAGCATCCGGACGCAGGCAGCTACACGCAGGTGCGCGTCACGCCCGCGCTCGAGCGGCTGGTGCGCCCCGTGCGCCCGGTGCTGCTGCTGCTCTTCGGCGCGGTGGGGCTGGTGCTGCTCATCGGGTGCGTGAACGTGGCGAACCTGCTGCTCGCGCGCGCCACCGTGCGCCGACGCGAGGTGGCGGTGCGGCTCGCGCTGGGGGCGGGGCGCGCGCGCGTGGCGCAGCTGCTGCTGTGCGAGAGCCTGCTGCTGTGCCTCATCGGCGGGGCGCTGGGCGTGCTGATGGCCGCGTGGGGCGTGGACGCGCTGCTCGCCTTCGCGCCTCCGGACGTGCCGCGCCTGGGCGAGGTGCGGCTGAGCGGGCCGGTGCTCGCGTTCGCGCTCGGGATGTCGCTGGTGACGGCGCTGGTCGCGGGGCTGGTGCCCGCGCTGGGCAGCGCGCGCACCGGCCTGCACGAGGCGCTGCAGGACGCGGGGCGCAGCGCCACCGAGGGCTCGCGCGGGCAGCGGCTGCGCGGGGCGCTGGTGGTGGCGCAGACGGCGCTCGCGCTGGTGCTGCTGGTGGGCGCGGGGCTGCTGGTCAACAGCACGGTGCGCCTGATGCGCGTGGATCCGGGCTTCCGCCCGCACGGGCTGCTCAGCGTGACGCTGGACCTGCCGGCGTCGCGCTACCCGATGAAGTCGGAGCAGGTGAGCGCGTTCTGGGAGCAGTTGCAGGGGCGCGTGCGCGCGCTGCCGGGCGTGACGGGGGTGAGCGTCGCCGAGGCGCTGCCCCTGAGCGGCCAGGACAACGGCACCAGCGTGGAGCTCGAAGGCGCGGCGAAGGGCGTACGGCAGGAGGCGCAGCTGCGCTTCGTGGGGCTGGACTACTTCCGCACCCTGGGCGTGGGGCAGGTGGCGGGGCGGGACTTCGGTGCGCAGGACGACCGGGAGGGGCCCGCGGTGGCCGTGGTGAACGAGGCCTTCGTGCGCAGGTTCCTCGCGGACCGCTCGCCGCTGGGACAGCGGGTGGTGCTGGGCTGGGGCGGGGATGGGCCGAAGCAGATCGTCGGCGTGGTGCGCGACGTGCACCACCAGGCGCTGGGCGCGCCGCCACGGCCCGAGGTGTACGTGCCCTTGCGGCAGTTCCCCCTGAGCTCGCTCACCCTGCTGGTGCGCACGGAGGGTGAGCCGCTCGCATTGGCGGGCGGCGTGCGGCGCGAGGTGCAGGCGCTGGATGCGGGGCTTCCGCTCGGAGCGGTGCGCACCGTGGACGCGGCGATCGAGCGCACGCTGGTGCCGCAGCGCTTCGTCACCGTGCTCCTGGGGACCTTCGCGGGCGTGGCGCTGCTGCTCACGCTGCTCGGGCTCGCGAGCGTGATGGCGTACACGGTGGCGCAGCGGACGCACGAGATCGGCGTGCGCACGGCGCTCGGGGCGCAGGCCTCGGACGTGCTGCGGCTCGTGCTGCTGCAGGCGCTGCGCAGGACGGCGGCGGGCCTCGCGCTCGGCATCGTCGCGGCGCTGCTGCTCACCCACCTGCTCTCGGGGTGGCTGTACGGCGTGAGCCCCACGGACCCCGGGACCTTCCTCGGCGTGTCGCTGCTGCTCGCGGGGGCGGCCGCCGTGGCGAGCTACGTGCCCGCGCGAAAGGCCGCGAGCGTGTCGCCACTGCTCGCGCTGCGGGGGGAGTAG
- a CDS encoding peroxiredoxin — translation MFPIAGLFSATTPREGDVVPDFTCTDTEGRTHTLSALLQAGPVVVAFFPKAFTPTCTRELKGYRDRHEELTRAHGQVLAVSMDDVETMRRFKQELGAPFTFVPDPEGELVRRFGVKMPLIPVPRRYTFVLGEGRRVLKVEAGKDAADPGGAIGACPLR, via the coding sequence ATGTTCCCCATCGCCGGCCTCTTCTCTGCCACGACGCCCCGCGAGGGCGACGTGGTCCCCGACTTCACCTGCACGGACACGGAGGGGCGCACGCACACGCTCTCGGCGCTGCTGCAGGCGGGGCCGGTGGTGGTGGCCTTCTTCCCCAAGGCCTTCACGCCCACCTGCACGCGGGAGCTGAAGGGCTACCGCGACCGGCACGAGGAGCTGACCCGGGCGCACGGCCAGGTGCTGGCGGTGAGCATGGACGACGTGGAGACGATGCGCCGCTTCAAGCAGGAGCTCGGGGCGCCCTTCACCTTCGTGCCGGACCCCGAGGGCGAGCTGGTGAGGCGCTTCGGGGTGAAGATGCCGCTCATCCCCGTGCCGCGCCGCTACACCTTCGTGCTCGGCGAGGGGCGCCGGGTGCTGAAGGTGGAGGCGGGTAAGGATGCGGCGGACCCGGGCGGGGCCATCGGCGCCTGCCCGCTGCGCTGA
- a CDS encoding PAS domain S-box protein: MPNSLPPAPLLLVDDHPPNLLALEAVLAPLGQPLVKVTSGDAALKAMLVQDFAAVLLDVQMPGLSGLETAALIRQRKRSASTPILFLTAVSRDEGSILQGYAHGAVDYIVKPYDPDILRTKVGVFVDLYRRGQQLQREEAEVRRRERELLEREAGARVQAAVQEVQRAVGPLPLVDALLAAAPVGVTLVDRELRYVRCNAWIAHAIGRTPEQVVGRHIEEISPPEAVSRIRERVQQVLRTGESLVGLPTHVDLAHTGQRRHLLVNYFPVRGQDGSVVAVGSVFLDVTEQHQAQQRVEALAERLAGEQQWLEAVLHRVPVPLVLVERGSGRFSFANEAADRLWGGRFPTPESRAEYDRTVRARHFDGTPIAPEQMPSARTARGESVSGLQMALDTPHGRSAILVESSQVPAVQGRPPVGVVTFQDITALKDAERALQQREQEYRTLAESMPQVVWTARPDGHIDYVNQVLADYIGRTVEAALGTSWTELMHPGDLPEAQRRWEHAVRTCEPYEVQVRMRGKDGTYRWFLNRALCMRTPDTGAPLKWFGTATDIHDARRGQEASRFLAEASALLGSTLDAEATLQQVARLAVPALADWCGVDVLEEDGTLRRLAVAHTEPQKEQLACELARRYPTDLSAEQGVARVLRKGEPEWVPDITDAMLVRGAKGDAERLRLVRELGLRSFLAVPLVARGRVLGALTMAQAESGRRYTEADVQLAADLGRRAGLALDNARLYAASQAAVRLRDDFLGVASHELKTPLTPIQLKVQALQRRLRAEPGGMLPAQVVAPVLDSVALQARKLGMLVSGLLDVSRVSAGRLELRREPTDLAELVREVAHAFEPEAQRAGCALQLELPEGALVGQWDRLRLEQVVTNLLANALKYGAGKPVQVALRGERGGAVLYVQDQGIGIAADAQARIFEKFERAVSDRHYGGLGLGLYIAREIVHALGGSIAVQSAPERGARFTVSLPLD, translated from the coding sequence GTGCCGAACTCCCTGCCCCCCGCGCCGCTGCTGCTGGTCGACGACCACCCGCCCAACCTCCTCGCGCTCGAGGCGGTGCTCGCGCCGCTCGGCCAGCCGCTGGTGAAGGTGACCTCGGGAGACGCGGCGCTCAAGGCGATGCTGGTGCAGGACTTCGCGGCGGTGCTGCTGGACGTGCAGATGCCGGGCCTCAGCGGCCTGGAGACGGCGGCGCTCATCAGGCAGCGCAAGCGCTCGGCCTCCACGCCCATCCTCTTCCTCACGGCGGTGAGCCGCGACGAGGGCAGCATCCTGCAGGGCTATGCGCACGGGGCGGTGGACTACATCGTCAAGCCCTATGACCCGGACATCCTGCGCACGAAGGTGGGCGTCTTCGTGGACCTCTACCGCCGCGGCCAGCAGCTGCAGCGCGAGGAGGCGGAGGTGCGGCGGCGCGAGCGCGAGCTGCTCGAGCGCGAGGCGGGCGCGCGGGTGCAGGCCGCGGTGCAGGAGGTGCAGCGCGCGGTGGGGCCGCTGCCCCTGGTGGACGCGCTGCTCGCGGCGGCGCCGGTGGGCGTGACGCTGGTGGACCGGGAGCTGCGCTACGTGCGCTGCAACGCGTGGATTGCCCACGCCATCGGGCGCACCCCCGAGCAGGTGGTGGGCCGCCACATCGAGGAGATCTCCCCGCCCGAGGCGGTCTCGCGCATCCGCGAGCGCGTGCAGCAGGTGCTGCGCACGGGCGAGAGCCTGGTGGGGCTGCCCACGCACGTGGACCTCGCGCACACCGGGCAGCGGCGCCACCTGCTGGTGAACTACTTCCCGGTGCGCGGGCAGGACGGCAGCGTGGTGGCCGTGGGCTCGGTGTTCCTGGACGTCACCGAGCAGCACCAGGCCCAGCAGCGGGTGGAGGCGCTCGCCGAGCGGCTCGCGGGCGAGCAGCAGTGGCTCGAGGCGGTGCTGCACCGGGTGCCGGTGCCGCTGGTGCTGGTGGAGCGGGGCAGCGGCCGCTTCAGCTTCGCGAACGAGGCGGCGGACCGGCTGTGGGGCGGGCGCTTCCCCACGCCCGAGTCGCGCGCCGAGTACGACCGCACGGTCAGGGCGCGCCACTTCGACGGCACGCCCATCGCACCCGAGCAGATGCCCTCGGCGCGCACCGCGCGCGGCGAGAGCGTGAGCGGGCTGCAGATGGCGCTGGACACGCCGCACGGGCGCAGCGCCATCCTGGTGGAGTCCTCGCAGGTGCCCGCGGTGCAGGGCCGCCCGCCGGTGGGCGTGGTCACCTTCCAGGACATCACCGCGCTCAAGGATGCTGAGCGAGCGCTGCAGCAGCGCGAGCAGGAGTACCGCACGCTCGCCGAGTCCATGCCCCAGGTGGTGTGGACGGCGCGCCCGGATGGGCACATCGACTACGTGAACCAGGTGCTCGCGGACTACATCGGCCGCACGGTGGAGGCGGCGCTGGGCACCTCGTGGACCGAGCTGATGCACCCCGGGGACCTGCCGGAGGCGCAGCGGCGCTGGGAGCACGCGGTGCGCACCTGCGAGCCCTACGAGGTGCAGGTGCGCATGCGCGGCAAGGACGGCACCTACCGCTGGTTCCTCAACCGCGCCCTCTGCATGCGCACGCCCGACACGGGGGCGCCGCTCAAGTGGTTCGGCACCGCCACGGACATCCACGACGCGCGCCGCGGCCAGGAGGCGAGCCGCTTCCTCGCCGAGGCGAGCGCGCTCCTGGGCAGCACGCTGGACGCGGAGGCCACCCTGCAGCAGGTGGCGCGGCTCGCGGTGCCCGCGCTCGCCGACTGGTGCGGCGTGGACGTGCTGGAGGAGGACGGCACGCTGCGCCGGCTCGCGGTGGCGCACACCGAGCCGCAGAAGGAGCAGCTCGCCTGCGAGCTCGCGCGCCGCTACCCCACGGACCTCAGCGCCGAGCAGGGCGTGGCGCGGGTGCTGCGCAAGGGCGAGCCCGAGTGGGTGCCGGACATCACCGACGCCATGCTCGTGCGGGGCGCGAAGGGGGACGCGGAGCGGCTGCGCCTGGTGCGCGAGCTGGGGCTGCGCTCCTTCCTCGCCGTGCCGCTGGTGGCGCGCGGGCGGGTGCTCGGCGCGCTCACCATGGCGCAGGCGGAGAGCGGCCGGCGCTACACGGAAGCCGACGTGCAGCTCGCCGCGGACCTGGGACGGCGCGCAGGGCTCGCGCTGGACAACGCGCGCCTGTACGCCGCGAGCCAGGCGGCGGTGCGGCTGCGCGACGACTTCCTCGGCGTGGCGAGCCACGAGCTGAAGACGCCGCTCACCCCCATCCAGCTCAAGGTGCAGGCGCTGCAGCGGCGCCTGCGGGCGGAGCCCGGGGGCATGCTGCCCGCGCAGGTGGTGGCGCCGGTGCTCGACTCGGTGGCGCTGCAGGCGCGCAAGCTCGGCATGCTGGTGAGCGGGCTGCTGGACGTGTCGCGGGTGAGCGCAGGGCGGCTCGAGCTGCGGCGGGAGCCCACGGACCTCGCCGAGCTGGTGCGCGAGGTGGCGCACGCCTTCGAGCCCGAGGCGCAGCGCGCCGGCTGCGCGCTGCAGCTGGAGCTGCCGGAGGGCGCGCTGGTGGGGCAGTGGGACCGGCTGCGCCTCGAGCAGGTGGTGACGAACCTGCTGGCCAACGCGCTCAAGTACGGGGCGGGCAAGCCGGTGCAGGTGGCGCTGCGCGGGGAGCGCGGAGGCGCGGTGCTGTACGTGCAGGACCAGGGCATCGGCATCGCGGCGGACGCGCAGGCGCGCATCTTCGAGAAGTTCGAGCGCGCGGTGAGCGACCGGCACTACGGGGGCCTGGGGCTGGGGCTCTACATCGCGCGGGAGATCGTCCACGCGCTGGGCGGCAGCATCGCGGTGCAGAGCGCCCCGGAGCGCGGCGCGCGCTTCACCGTCTCGCTGCCGCTGGACTGA
- a CDS encoding hydroxymethylglutaryl-CoA synthase family protein encodes MKPSVGIEALAVAVPRRYLALEDLARGRGVDPGKYTQGLGALQMAVPDPGEDAVALAATAARRLLAQGSVDPQRLGMLVVGTETGVDHSKAVASYVQGALSLPRHMRTYDTQHACYGGTAALMAAAEWIASGAAAGRSALVIASDVARYGLHSAGEPTQGGAAVALLVSERPELLALDVGLNGVSSADVFDFWRPHGQREPQVDGHYSIGCYLEALSGAYRGWRERALAAGRVRWEASLPGEQLARVLYHVPFCKMARKAHAQLRLCDLEDAVGPAPGSPEAREEVSRSSAAYEQQVAPSLWLNAQVGNAYTASLYLALAGLLHREAAALAGQRVGLFSYGSGSCGEFFSGVVGPRAAQAIARAELDLLVAARERIDLAEYERLMGLPAHAPEPVAPPPGTFRLTEVREHRRRYAAG; translated from the coding sequence ATGAAGCCTTCCGTCGGAATCGAGGCGCTCGCCGTCGCCGTGCCCCGCCGCTACCTCGCGCTGGAGGACCTGGCGCGCGGGCGCGGGGTGGACCCGGGCAAGTACACGCAAGGGCTGGGCGCACTGCAGATGGCGGTGCCGGACCCGGGCGAGGACGCAGTCGCGCTCGCGGCCACCGCGGCGCGGCGGCTGCTCGCGCAGGGCAGCGTGGACCCGCAGCGCCTGGGCATGCTGGTGGTGGGCACCGAGACGGGGGTGGACCACTCCAAGGCGGTCGCCTCCTACGTGCAGGGGGCGCTCTCGCTCCCGCGCCACATGCGCACCTACGACACGCAGCACGCCTGCTACGGCGGCACCGCGGCCCTGATGGCGGCGGCCGAGTGGATCGCGAGCGGGGCGGCCGCGGGGCGCAGCGCGCTGGTCATCGCGAGCGACGTGGCGCGCTACGGGCTCCACAGCGCCGGGGAGCCCACCCAGGGCGGCGCGGCGGTGGCGCTGCTCGTCTCCGAGCGCCCCGAGCTGCTCGCGCTGGACGTCGGGCTCAACGGCGTCTCGAGCGCGGACGTGTTCGACTTCTGGCGCCCGCACGGGCAGCGCGAGCCGCAGGTGGACGGGCACTACTCCATCGGCTGCTACCTGGAGGCGCTCTCGGGGGCCTACCGCGGCTGGCGCGAGCGGGCGCTCGCGGCGGGCCGGGTGCGCTGGGAGGCGAGCCTGCCGGGCGAGCAGCTCGCGCGGGTGCTCTACCACGTCCCCTTCTGCAAGATGGCGCGCAAGGCGCACGCGCAGCTGCGCCTGTGCGACCTCGAGGACGCGGTGGGCCCGGCGCCGGGCAGCCCCGAGGCGCGCGAGGAGGTGAGCCGCTCCTCGGCCGCGTACGAGCAGCAGGTGGCCCCGAGCCTCTGGCTCAACGCGCAGGTGGGCAACGCGTACACGGCCTCGCTCTACCTCGCGCTCGCGGGGCTCCTGCACCGCGAGGCCGCAGCGCTCGCGGGGCAGCGCGTGGGGCTCTTCTCCTACGGCAGCGGCAGCTGCGGCGAGTTCTTCAGCGGGGTGGTGGGGCCGCGCGCCGCGCAGGCCATCGCGCGCGCCGAGCTGGACCTGCTGGTGGCCGCGCGCGAGCGCATCGACCTGGCGGAGTACGAGCGGCTGATGGGCCTGCCCGCGCACGCCCCCGAGCCCGTGGCGCCGCCCCCCGGCACCTTCCGCCTCACCGAGGTGAGGGAGCACCGCCGCCGCTACGCCGCCGGCTGA
- a CDS encoding zinc-binding dehydrogenase → MKAVVLRAFGAAENLKLESVARPSPGRGEVLLRVRACGVCYHDVINRRGRLPRTGVPAVLGHEAAGEVVEVGEGVSGWAVGDRAATLQRLSCGECAPCLAGRNSLCKVDPRFFGEELSGGYAQYLVAPVRGLGRVPPGMPWAVAATVCCTTGTAVHTVRTRARVQPGESVLITGASGGVGLSAVQLARADGARVLAVTSSEAKVGALHEAGAHEVIVSRGLDFASEVRRRTGGEGVQVAVEIVGSATFAQTLKAMAVGGRVVVVGNLESGAVELNPGLLIVKELEILGAYATTREELDEALRLTQAGVVRPFVAESLPLEEAARAHFRLEQREVAGRLVLVPPET, encoded by the coding sequence ATGAAGGCGGTGGTGCTGCGCGCGTTCGGCGCTGCGGAGAACCTGAAGCTGGAGTCGGTGGCGCGGCCCTCGCCCGGGCGCGGCGAGGTGCTGCTGCGGGTGCGCGCGTGCGGCGTCTGCTACCACGACGTCATCAACCGCCGCGGGCGGCTGCCGCGCACGGGCGTGCCCGCGGTGCTCGGCCACGAGGCGGCGGGCGAGGTGGTCGAGGTGGGCGAGGGCGTGAGCGGCTGGGCGGTGGGAGACCGCGCGGCGACGCTGCAGCGGCTCTCCTGCGGCGAGTGCGCGCCCTGCCTCGCGGGGCGCAACAGCCTGTGCAAGGTGGACCCGCGCTTCTTCGGCGAGGAGCTCTCCGGCGGCTACGCGCAGTACCTCGTCGCGCCGGTGCGCGGCCTCGGGCGGGTGCCTCCCGGCATGCCCTGGGCGGTGGCGGCCACGGTGTGCTGCACCACGGGCACGGCGGTGCACACGGTGCGCACGCGGGCGCGGGTGCAGCCGGGCGAGAGCGTGCTCATCACGGGGGCGAGCGGCGGCGTGGGGCTCAGCGCCGTGCAGCTCGCGCGGGCAGACGGGGCGCGCGTGCTCGCGGTCACCTCGAGCGAGGCGAAGGTGGGGGCGCTGCACGAGGCGGGCGCGCACGAGGTCATCGTGAGCCGCGGCCTGGACTTCGCCTCCGAGGTGCGACGGCGCACCGGCGGCGAGGGCGTGCAGGTGGCGGTGGAGATCGTGGGCAGCGCCACCTTCGCGCAGACGCTCAAGGCCATGGCGGTGGGGGGCCGCGTGGTGGTGGTGGGCAACCTCGAGAGCGGCGCGGTGGAGCTGAACCCGGGGCTGCTCATCGTGAAGGAGCTGGAGATTCTGGGCGCCTACGCGACGACGCGCGAGGAGCTGGACGAGGCGCTGCGCCTCACCCAGGCGGGCGTGGTGCGCCCCTTCGTCGCGGAGAGCCTGCCGCTGGAGGAGGCCGCGCGGGCGCACTTCCGCCTCGAGCAGCGCGAGGTGGCGGGCCGGCTGGTGCTGGTCCCGCCCGAGACCTAG
- a CDS encoding CoA-transferase subunit beta, with product MSPAELLVSVLAREIEDGAVVATGVASPLAILAIAVARATHAPRLTYLACVGSLDPELPRLLPSSEDLAYLDGRSAEVSIPELFDHARRGRVDTVFFGAAEVDAEGQTNMSASGSLSAVRTKFPGVAGAATLRQWVNRPVLVVPRQSKRNLVARVQVATTRDPAREARLVTDLGTWSIGGPLGARLLTRHPEVQLESIVQRTGFPFGVPELLPETPLPDAATLAAIRALDPLRLRDALVGG from the coding sequence GTGTCCCCCGCCGAGCTCCTCGTCTCCGTGCTCGCGCGCGAGATCGAGGACGGCGCGGTCGTCGCCACCGGCGTCGCCTCGCCCCTCGCCATCCTGGCCATCGCCGTGGCCCGGGCGACGCACGCGCCGCGCCTCACCTACCTCGCGTGCGTGGGCTCACTCGACCCGGAGCTGCCGCGGCTGCTGCCCTCGTCGGAGGACCTCGCGTACCTCGACGGCCGCTCGGCGGAGGTGAGCATCCCGGAGCTCTTCGACCACGCGCGCCGCGGCCGGGTGGACACGGTCTTCTTCGGCGCCGCGGAGGTGGACGCCGAGGGCCAGACGAACATGAGCGCGAGCGGGAGCCTCTCCGCGGTGCGCACGAAGTTCCCGGGCGTCGCGGGCGCCGCCACGCTGCGCCAGTGGGTGAACCGCCCGGTGCTGGTGGTGCCGCGCCAGTCGAAGCGCAACCTGGTGGCGCGCGTGCAGGTGGCCACGACCCGAGACCCCGCGCGCGAGGCGCGGCTCGTCACGGACCTCGGCACCTGGAGCATCGGAGGCCCGCTCGGAGCGCGCCTGCTCACGCGCCATCCGGAGGTGCAGCTCGAGAGCATCGTGCAGCGCACGGGCTTCCCCTTCGGCGTGCCGGAGCTGCTGCCCGAGACGCCCCTGCCGGACGCGGCGACGCTCGCCGCCATCCGCGCGCTCGACCCGCTGCGCCTGCGCGACGCGCTCGTCGGCGGCTGA
- a CDS encoding malonate decarboxylase subunit alpha: MRLTRWVSVAELAASVPDGASLATGGFMLGRAPIRAVLELVAQGRRGLRLLSLPNPLPAELLVAGGCLARVELAFGALTLEGRVRSMPALKRALERGSVEWAEHDGYRVVQRLRAAAMGLPFLPAPGADVSQLSEQDPPFSVDHPVSGERVPVELAFSPDVALVHARAADARGNLYIEDPTTDLLMAGAAKRVLATVEERVERLPRVTLPSFQVEQVALAPGGALPTGCAGLYPHDDAALARYLARAEAGEVAEALAELTAHRRAA; this comes from the coding sequence GTGAGGCTCACGCGCTGGGTGAGCGTGGCGGAGCTGGCGGCGAGCGTGCCGGACGGTGCGTCGCTCGCGACGGGCGGCTTCATGCTGGGGCGCGCGCCCATCCGTGCGGTGCTCGAGCTGGTGGCGCAGGGGCGGCGCGGGCTGCGGCTCCTGTCCCTGCCCAACCCGCTGCCCGCGGAGCTGCTGGTGGCGGGCGGGTGCCTCGCGCGGGTGGAGCTCGCGTTCGGGGCGCTGACGCTCGAGGGGCGGGTGCGCAGCATGCCGGCGCTGAAGCGGGCGCTGGAGCGCGGCAGCGTGGAGTGGGCCGAGCACGACGGCTACCGCGTGGTGCAGCGGCTGCGCGCGGCCGCCATGGGGCTGCCCTTCCTGCCGGCGCCGGGCGCGGACGTGTCGCAGCTCTCCGAGCAGGACCCGCCCTTCAGCGTGGACCACCCGGTGAGCGGGGAGCGTGTGCCGGTGGAGCTCGCGTTCAGCCCGGACGTGGCGCTGGTGCACGCGCGCGCGGCGGATGCGCGCGGCAACCTCTACATCGAGGACCCGACCACCGACCTGCTCATGGCGGGCGCGGCGAAGCGGGTGCTCGCGACGGTGGAGGAGCGGGTGGAGCGGCTGCCGCGCGTGACGCTGCCCTCCTTCCAGGTGGAGCAGGTGGCGCTCGCGCCCGGGGGCGCACTGCCCACGGGCTGCGCGGGGCTCTACCCGCACGACGACGCCGCGCTCGCGCGCTACCTCGCACGGGCGGAGGCCGGCGAGGTCGCCGAGGCGCTCGCCGAGCTCACTGCGCACCGGAGGGCCGCATGA